ATCCGCAACCTGCATTGTGAAGATTAGCCCTCAAGAGGTCACGCGGGTAACCACGGGGGCCGTCGTAAACACAGCGTTGCTCGACAAAAGGCTTGCCTGAGGAGACAGTCCTCCCACGGTTGAGAAATAGCTGTTTTGCTCACGGTGGATCCCTGGCGCTTGTTTGAGCATATGCTTTAACCGCAGCTCAGAAACTCGGCAACTTCAAAGTCATGATGAGCAGGCAATACATCTCCCAGTCACAGGCTATCTAATTGGCCAATAACATGAAATTATAATTTCACATAACTTGGCACGAAACCTGCTTCTCTTTTTTCGACTGGGCAGACGCTCAGAGGCAGCCAAAAAGAGGGAACGTAATGACGCATAGGGACACTCACATTTCCCGTAGCCAGCGAATGATCATGATCTTCCGCACGGCAATCCTTGCAGTATCTGCTACGTTTGCAATGACGACGGCAAACGCAAGCGGAGCACTGGCTGCGGGTACGTTGCGCATCGGGATGACTGCCTCCGATATTCCCCTGACGACTGGCCAAACCGACCAAGGGGGCGAGGGTCAGCGGTTCATGGGCTATACCGTCTACAATTCGCTCATCGAATGGGATCTGACGAGCGCAGACAAACCTTCGATCCTGATACCGAGCCTTGCGGTCTCCTGGGACGTCGACGCGACTGATAAAACGAAATGGGTGTTCAAGCTTCGTGATGGGGTGAAGTTTCATGATGGCAGTGCCTTTGACGCAGATGCCGTTGTATGGAATCTCGACAAGATCCTGAAGCAGGATGCCCCACAGTTCGACAAGCGTCAGTCCGCGCAAGGCAAATCACGCATTCCGGCCGTTGCCTCTTACAAGGTCATCGATCCGCTCACGGTCGAAATTACCACCAAGACACCGGACGCCACCCTGCCCTACCAAATCAGCTGGATCCTGATGTCATCGCCGGCGAACTGGGAAGCCCAGGGCAAGAGCTGGGATGCCGTTGCCCAGAAGCCCTCTGGCACCGGCCCATGGAAGATCGAAAGTGGTTTCACCCCGCGCGAGCGCGTCGAGCTGACGCCCAACAAGGACTATTGGGACAAGAAGCGCGTACCGCAGCTCGACAAGCTGGTTCTCATCCCGCTGCCTGAACCGAACACCCGCGTCGCCGCGCTTCGATCCGGCCAGGTCGACTGGATCGAAGCACCGGCTCCAGATTCCGTCAGCTCGCTGAAGGACGCTGGCTTCAAGATCATCACCAACTCCTACCCGCACAACTGGACCTGGCATTTCTCCCGCGTCGAGGGTTCGCCGTGGAATGACATTCGCGTTCGCAAGGCGGCAAACCTTGCGGTCGATCGTGACGGCCTGAACGAACTACTCGGCGGTCTGTCGATCCCGGCGCAAGGCTATCTGCCGCCGGGCCACCAGTGGTTCGGCAACCCGACGTTCAAGCTAAGTTACAATGTCGAAGAGGCAAAGAAGCTGATGGCTGAGGCCGGCTTCGGTCCCGACAAGCCCGTCACGACCAAGGTCATCATCTCGTCCTCGGGTTCTGGCCAGATGCTGCCGTTACAGATGAACGAATACATCCAACAGACGCTGGCTGAAATCGGCATCAAGATCGAATACGAGGTGGCTGACTGGAACACCGTCATCAACATCTGGCGTGCAGGTGCCAAGGACCCGAGCGCAAAGGGTGCGACGGCGATCAACTACAGTTACTTCATCCAGGATCCCTTCACCGCGCTGATCCGCCAGTCGCAATGCAACCTCGCACCACCGAACGGCACCAACTGGGGTTACTATTGCGACCCCGAGATGGATGCCCTCTTCGACAAGGTGCGCACGACCTTCGACCCTGCCGAACAGGACAAGGTGCTTCAGCAGATCCACGAGAAATATGTGAACGAAGCATTGTTTCTGATGGTCACGCATGACGTCAACCCGCGTGCCATGACCGGCAAGGTCAAGGGCTTCGTCCAGGCACAGAACTGGTTCCAGGACTTCTCCACGATCAGCATGGACCCTTAAATCCAATGCCTGGGCTGCGCCCTGGCCCACGGGTGCGCAGTCCCAAGGATGCCCGATCGAACCCGTCTTGTGAGGACACCATGCTGGCCTATGCCTTGAAACGACTGCTGCATGTCATTCCCGTGGCCATCGGCGTAAGCATCGTCTGCTTCATGCTGATCCATATTGCGCCGGGTGACCCGCTGGCGGCGATCCTGCCAACCGATGCCTCTGCGGACCTGCAGAACCAGATGCGGGCCTTCTATGGGCTCGATCGTCCATTGCCGGTGCAATACGCCCTGTGGGCATGGCGGGCGCTGCACGGCGACCTGGGGATCTCGATCGCGTCCGGCCGCCCGGTGCTCAGCGAGATTATGGACGCCTCGGTCAACTCGATCATCCTGGCGGTCGCCGCGACGATCATCGGCTTCACCGTCGGCTCGGTACTCGGCTTGGTGGCAGGCGTGTTGCGGGGTAGCTGGATTGATCGCCTGGCCTCCGCATTCGCGATGCTTGGCGTTAGCGTCCCACATTACTGGCTGGGCATGGTTCTCGTCATCGCATTTTCCGTCACGCTCGGCTGGCTGCCTGCAATGGGCGGCGGCCCCGGGGGATCGGACGGACGCGGCTTCAGCTGGGAATATCTGCAATACCTGATCCTGCCTGCGGTCACGATGTCGGTCATTCCGATGGGCATCATTGCACGCACCATTCGGTCGCTGGTGGCCGACATCCTGTCACAGGACTTCACCCAGGCACTGGCTGCCAAGGGGCTGATGAACCGGCAGATCATGAGTCATGTGATACGTAATGCAGCGCCGACCGCTATTTCTGTCATGGGCCTTCAACTGGGCTATCTCCTGGGCGGATCGATCCTGATCGAGACCGTGTTCTCCTGGCCGGGCACCGGCTTCCTGTTGAACGGCGCCATCTTCACCCGCGACCTGCCGATCCTGCAGGGCACGATCCTTGTGCTTGCGATGTTCTTCGTCCTCCTCAACCTCGTTGTCGATGTGCTGCAGAGCGCAATCGATCCGCGCATCCAGAGGAGCTGACCCATGGCCGTCATTACAGCAGATCTGGCCTCGGAGGCGCCAAAAGTCCTCAAATCACCCGGATTCTGGGGTGGTGTCGTTCGCCGCCTCAGCCGTGATCCGGTAGCGCTCACGGCTTTGGGCGTCGTCATTCTTTTGGTGCTCATCGCGATATTCGCGCCGTATATCGCCCCTTATGACCCGTCGAAAGGCAGCGTCATCCGTCGCCTGAAGCCGACCGGCACACCCGGATATATCCTCGGCACCGATGAACTCGGGCGCGATATGCTCTCGCGTCTGATTTACGGCGCCCGTCTCTCGCTGGTGATGGGCGTCGTCCCGGTTCCGGTCGCCTTCGTCATCGGCTCGGCGATCGGCATCATCGCCGGCTATGCTGGCGGGATTACCAATACGCTGATCATGCGCACGATCGACGTCTTTTACGCATTCCCTTCCGTGCTGCTTGCCGTCGCTTTGTCAGGTGCCCTTGGTTCGGGTCTGACCAATGCGCTGGTCTCGCTGACCGTGGTCTTCATCCCGCAGATCGCGCGCGTTGCTGAAAGCGTCACGACCCAGGTCAGGAAACTCGATTACGTCGATGCGGCCCGCGCATCCGGTGCTCCTGATCACACCATCATTCGGGTACACATTCTCGGCAATGTTCTCAGCCCCATTTTCGTCTTTGCCACGAGCCTGATCTCGGTCTCTATGATCCTTGCATCCGGCCTGTCGTTCCTCGGCCTTGGTGTGCGTCCGCCCGATGCCGAATGGGGTCTGATGTTGAATACGCTAAGAACAGCGATCTACAACAATCCGTTCGTCGCTGCTTTGCCGGGATTGATGATCTTCATCACCTCGGTCTGCTTCAATCTTTTCTCCGACGGGCTGCGCACAGCCATGGACGTGAAGTCATGAGCGCAACAATCTCACCCTACAATCAGGACATGGAAATCGGCGAGCGCGGCGGACCGGCTCAACCCCTCATCTCTGCCCGCGGTCTGCTCAAGCATTTTCCGGTCAAAAGCGGTGGCTTTCTCGGACCGCGGAAAGTCGTACGCGCCGTCGATGGCGTCGACTTCGATATTCTCAAGGGCGAGACGCTCGGCGTCGTCGGGGAAAGCGGCTGCGGTAAATCGACGACGGCGCGGCTGTTGATGAATCTCATCGTTCGCGATCAGGGCGACATCCTGTTTGATGGCGAGACAGTCGGCGGCACGCTACCGCTTGCACAATACCGGCGTCAGGTGCAGATGGTCTTCCAGGACAGCTATGCATCTCTCAATCCTCGGCTGACGATCGAGGAATCGATCGCCTTTGCGCCGCAGGTTCATGGTGTCCCGGCCGGAAAGGCGATTGCACGCGCCCACGACCTGCTTTATCGGGTGGGGCTGGAGCCAACGCGCTTTGCCGGGCGATACCCGCACGAACTGTCGGGCGGGCAGCGGCAACGCGTCAACATCGCCCGCGCGCTGGCACTCGAACCAAGGCTGATCATCCTCGACGAGGCGGTCTCCGCGCTCGACAAATCGGTGGAAGCACAGGTTCTCAACTTGCTGCTCGACCTCAAGCGCGACTTCGGGCTAACCTATCTGTTCATCTCCCACGATCTCAACGTCGTGCGCTTCATGTGCGACCGGGTCATGGTGATGTATCTCGGCAAGGTCGCCGAGATCGGCAGCCGACAGGCGGTCTTCGAAAACACGCGGCACCCCTATTCTTCAGCGCTGCTGGCCTCGATGCCCAAAATCGATCCATCTGAGAGAACGTTGGAGCCACCGCTTTCTGGAGATCCACCGAACCCGATCGATCCGCCCAGCGGCTGTCGTTTTCATACCCGTTGCACCTTCGCCGAGGATGCCTGCAGCCGAACTCCGCCGCTGTTGGCAACGGTCTCCGACGAGCAGTCCGCAGCCTGCCTGATGTCGACACCGGGGTCGGGCCACAGCCGTGCGCCCGTCACCATGGAGGCTTGAGATGACGCAATCCGATGTTGTGATCGATATCCAGAACCTATCGGTTACCTTCAATCGAGGACGCAAGCCGGTAAAGGCCGTCAATGGCGTCAGCCTCCAGGTAAGGGCTGGCGAGGTCGTGGCCCTCCTGGGAGAGTCTGGGTCCGGCAAGAGCGTCACCATGCGCTCGCTGCTTCGCATGCATCCGAAGGGGACGACGATCGGCGGGACTATGTCGGTGGCCGGACGCGATGTCACTGGCTTGTCGACGCGCGAACTCGGCAATCTGCGTGGCGCCGTCGTCTCGATGGTGTTTCAAGAGCCGCGTCTTGCCCTCGATCCGGTCTACACGCTTGGCCGGCAGATCGAAGAGACGATCATGCGCCATGAAAAGATCTCTCGCTCCGCCGCGACTGCCCGGTCGCTTGCCTTGTTTGAAAAGGTTCGCATTCCCTCGCCGGAGCGGCGCCTTCGAAACTATCCGCACGAGATGTCGGGAGGCATGTTGCAGCGCTCGATGATCGCCATGGCGCTGGCGTGCAATCCAAAGGTCCTTCTCGCCGATGAGCCGACGACGGCGCTGGATGCCACCGTACAGATCCAGATCCTGCTGCTCATCCGTGAATTGCAGAAGGAGTATGGATTGTCCGTCATCTTCGTAACCCATGATATCGGCGTTGCGGCCGAGGTCGCTGACCGCATCGCGGTCATGTACGCGGGACGGATCGTCGAAGAGGGGCGCGTTGAAGACATCATCCGCGACGCGAAACACCCCTATACAAAAGGGCTGCTCGGCGCGCGCGTCGAACTTGCAAACGGCCGCGATCGGCTGATCACCATTCCGGGCGCGCCGCCAGATCTGGCCAACATGCCACCGGGCTGCGCGTTTGCGCCACGATGCGCGCAGGCATCAGAACCCTGTCGCACCGAAGTTCCGGCACTCGTCGCCGCGGAACGGGGTGGCCGGGTTGCCTGTCTCCTATACCGCTGAGAAACCCGAAACACACTAAAGGGAGGTGGACGCCCGGCTGCGGCGTCCAAAGCACCATGACACACATCGTTGTCATCAATCCAAACACATCGGAGGCGACCACGGCGATGATGACCGATATCGCTCGTCAGTCTGTTCCTGCTGGTATTTCGATCGAAGGCGTGACCGCAGCAAGAGGCGTATCGATGATCCTCAACAGCAGAGAGCTTGCCGCCTCCGCCGACGGCGTCGTGCAGATGGGGTTGACCGCGGCGGCAAGGGCCGATGGCATCATCGTCAGCGCTTTCGGGGATCCTGGCCTCGAAGAGCTGAGGCAGATGACCGATATACCCATAATCGGCATATGCGAGGCAAGCATGCTGGAAGCTGCGTTCGGCGGACGACGGTTTGGCATTGCGACCGTCACACCAGATCTCGTCGAGGGTTTCGCGGCAAAGGCGGTGAGCCTCGGGCTTGCCAACCTTTTCACCGGCACTCGATTGACCAGCGGGGACCCAATTTCTCTCTCTTCCGACCCGGAGCGGCTGCAGACGGCCCTCACCATTGCCGTCAAGGAGTGCCTGGAGCTTGATGGCGCCGAGGTGGTCGTCATCGGCGGCGGGCCGCTTGGCAGAGCAGCGGTCCAACTTCAGCAACAGCTGTCCGCGCCGGTGATCGCCCCGATTGAATCAGCCACTAAACTCCTCCTCAAGCGGATGTTTCCTCTTGAATCAGTCGCTGCGAGTTTGGTGTAATGACCAGGTCGCTTCGGCACGGCAGCTTGAGTTTTCCGGTTGCAAATCGGGAGATTGCGAAGGAAAGTCCGCCGCCTGGAGACGTCGCGGAGAGTATTGTGCCGAAAGATCGTTCGTTCCTGTTTCGCGTGAGAGAGGCGCTTCCCAACCTCCATCCGGCAGAAAAGCGATTGGCTGAGTTCGTTTGCGATTTTCCCGGCGAACTCGCGAGCTATTCAGCACAGGAACTTGCGGCGCTCGCGCACGTTTCCAAGGCCACTGTCACGCGGTTCATCCAGCGGCTCGGTTATGAGACCTACGAGGAAGCCCGCCGCCACGCGCGGGAGGAAAAGCAAACTGGGTCCCGGCTTTTTCTCACGAGTTCGGCCAACGCTGCGTCGATCCAGTCGGTAGAGGCACATATAGCCCAAGGCATCGCCAACCTTGAAGCGACGTTCATTTCTATTCCTGACAGTCAGATAGAGGCCGCAGCCGACGCAATCCTCAATGCGCGAAAAGTCTGGGTTGTCGGATTTCGAAGCAGTCACCCATTTGCCTCGTATCTCCAATGGCAACTGATCCAGGTCATTGAAAACATTGTCGCCATCCCCGGTTCTGGGCAGACGCTAGGCGAACACTTCGTGAGCCTTCGTGAGAATGACATCGTCGTGGTCTTTGCTATGCGCCGACGAATTGCGCAGATGGACGCAATTCTCGAACAAATTCGGAGATCGAAGGCAAATCTTCTGTACGTTACCGACGAAAGCGCACCCTTCGAGACCGCCGCTGGTTGGCACTTCCAATGCCAGACACTTGCGCCCGGCCCGTTGTTCAACCACACCTCGGTGATGGCGTTGTGCCATTTGCTGATTAGCCGGTGTTTCGAAAAAGCCGGGGTTGAAGGTCGAAAACGCCTTCGCGACATTGAGGCTCTAAACGAAAATCTCGAAGAATTATAAGTCGTTTTAACTTCGATAATTGGCATGGGGGTGTGAGCCCGAAGCTGTAAATAGAGTCGACCCCGCAGCAGTTCCCCACGTTTTGAGTCTCACTGCTCGTGATGGGAGCAGAACCGACGGCCCCCTTTTTGACCAAGCGATAACAACGATTTATCGGTCTTGCGCTCAGGAATCTCGCCTGCGTCCAAACATCATTCGTTCAGACGATCAACCAATCGCTTCATGAGATCCATTCGTTCATGAAGAATCGCCATGATGAGGGCAGGCGCATCCTCTCGAGGCAGACAAAAGACGTAGTGATGCTGGCATCGCGCCATTCGTAACGCCGGATAAAGCGCGCTCATATCCTTGAAAGGAGCTTCGCCCTCGGCAAGGTTTGCGATACCTCGCTCCAAAGCCGAGACGTAGCGGCGTACCTGGGCGGCACTCCATTGCGCACGTGTGTAGCGGATTACCGAGCGTAGATCCGCTTCCGCCTCTGCAGTAAGAATGTAGGCCGTCAAGCACGACGCTCGGCAATCTCCTCGTCGAGGATCTCACCTACGGTTTTGGTCGACACTTTTCCGGCGAGCCCCTCATTGACGCGCGTGTTCATCAACGTCTTCAACTCCTCCCAGGCTCGTTCTCCGTCTGTGTCACCGGGAAAGAGGCGCTCAAGTGCATACTGCTTGATTGTCTTGCCCTGCAAAGCGGCCAGCGCCTTTAGGCTTTGATGTTGTTGGTCCGTTATGTCGATCGTCAATCGGCTCATCTAACGTGCTCCTGAACTGAGAAAACCCACATTAGCACATATGTGGGTATGTGTGTAGCGACCCCATAAATCTCCGGACAGAAGTGCTGTCCGGCCCTGAGCGCCGCCGCCGCTGGCCGACCGCGAAGAAGCTCGCGATAATCCGGGAACTACGAGCCTGATGTCACAGTCAGCATCGTTGCTCGGCGTCATGGCATTCAGCCGAACCACTTGTTCGCCTGGCGCAAACTTGCGGTGCAGGGTGCGCTGACGGCCATTGCATCGCAGGAAGAAGTCGTCCCGGCGCGTGCCGGCGGCCAGGTCGGCGCTGACAAGCGACAAGGGTAACTGCGCCACGCCCACACCGGCGCGAACGGCGTCGCGAACCATCATGAACGACGCAAGGCTTAATACCGGTCGCTCGATCCCTCATCCAAATCGACAAGCAAGTTTCAAAGGATAGCAATTGCCACTTGTTCCGATTGCAACAACGGCAGCTCTGACGACAACGCACATTTTAGGAACGTCATACTGGTAGCCGGATTACCCAACGCTGCGGTGAGCGAGTTGTGGAACGGCAACCATCCCATCTTGTTCTGACCCCAATATTGTCGGGAAGACGGTCAATCAACGGCCTGTCACCTGGCTGCCCCGGGGCCGTGTCGGCGCTGAGGCGACCTGGCGGCGATCGAAACCGCCGCCAGCAGCTTGTAGTTTAACGTCCTGGATGGCTATTCCGCCGGCCTAGGGAACTTTAGCCGTTCAGCGGCACCATTCCTCGATCGCTAAGGCGATCGCCTTGGTGCAATCGATGAGATCACGGACCGAGACGCGTTCATTCGGCTGATGCGACAGAGCTGGATCGCCCGGGCCGAAGTTTACCGTCGGCGTGTTGCCAAGGCCGGTCGGCAGACCGATATCGCTATGGGCACCGAAGCCGGAGAGGACCGGATCGAGATCAGCCGTCTTCACCGCGTTCTGGAAGATGCCGATGAAAGAGCTGTCGGCCGGGATCTCTGCGCAATCGGCATCGAGAATCCATTCTACCCGAGCTAAATGCGCGCGCAGGTAGGGATCTGCCTGGCACACATGCCGCACATGCTCTTCAATCTCACGCTTGACCTTGCCGCCGAGGCCGAATTCGTCCTTTTCGCTTGGAAGATATTGCGCGTCGATGATGATCTCCGCGCGACCGGCCATCGACGACGGATGTTCGCCCGCCGACATCTGGGTGACGATGATCTGGTTCGGCAGATCCATCAGCGGGTGGTTCTTCCTGGGATCGAACATCCAGCGACGATTGAGGATGTCGATACCGTCAAGCATCTGGCGGCAAAGCTGGACCGCGTCGACGGGACCGCTGGAATACCACGCATTCGGCGTCAGCTCAGCATGGCCGCCGATGCCGTCGATGATGATCTTGCCCCACAGGATTCCATGGCACAGCGGCGCGATCTTGTTGCCGGTCGGCTCGGTCATGATACCGGCGTCCGCCTTGAAGCCACGATCGACCATTGCAAGCGAACCCATGCCGCCGATTTCCTCGTCGACAACGGTCGTAAAGACGATGTCTCCCGAAAGCGGTACTTTCAACTCCTCCAGGATCTCGACCGCCATCAGCATGCAGGCAACGCCACCCTTCATGTCGACGGTGCCGCGACCATGAAGGAAACCTTCTTTAAGGACCGGGTCGAAGGGATCGGTCGCCCAATGATCGATGGCACCCGGCGGAACGACGTCGATATGGCCTGTCAACATGATCGAGCGGCCTCCACCGATGCCGGCAAGCGTACCGCCGAGATTGGGCCGGCCTTCGAAGGTACGTCCTTTGTTGGCACCTGGCCGGCCTTCATACTTGGCATAAAGTGCCGGACCGTCCGGATCCCAGAGATCGGTAGTAAAACCCAGCTTTTCCAAGCGCTTCTGCAGATAAAGCTGGCAGTCGCGCTCGCCGGGACCGGCCTCCTTCGGGTTTGATTTGACGACGGAGGGAAAGCGGACGAGGTCGCTCAAGGTCGCGACGATCTTGTCCGAGCGCGCTTCGACGAGCCCGGCGATGGTCTGTTGCAGTGAGGTCATATTTTATCTCCAGCGTTGGGAAAGGCGTTCGGCAAGCAGGACGAAGATCAGCAGGCAGCCGACGATGCCCACCTGCCAGACGGTGTTGACGCCAAGCTGCAAAAGGCTCGTCTGCAGGGTGACGAGCAGGATCACGGCTGCGAGCACGCCGCCGACGCCGCCGCGTCCTCCCGTGATGAGGATGCCGCCAAGCATGGCTGCGGTTAGTGATGCCAGTTCGAGATTCTGGCCAATATTCGGCCGACCGCTTCCGAGCCAGGCGATTGAAACAAGCCCGGCGGCACCGCAAAGCAAACCACTTGCCGCATAGATAATCATGCGGGCGCGATCGACCGCGATGCCGGTCAGCCGCGCGGACCTTTCGTTGAAGCCCATCGCATAGATCCATCTGCCCCAGGCAGTTCCATTGAGAAGTATTGCCGTGGCGATAAAGGCGGGAAGAGCAATGGTCAGGAACGGAAGGGGGAAGCCGGCCACGATGCCCCGCCCCCAGACAAGCAGCCAGTCCGGCACGCCTGACTGCGCAGCACCACCTGTCACAGCAAGCGCCAGGCCCGAATAGATGAAGAAGGTCCCGAGCGTGGCGATCAGTGGTAAAATGGCAAGGCGTGTCACGAGCCAGCCGTTGATCAAGCCCAGGACTGTTCCGAATAGGAGACAGAGGAAAGGCAGCAGCCCCGGCGGCAAGCCGAGCCGGACGAGCATCAGGCCGGCGACAGCCGTCAACGACACGATACCGCCGACCGAGAGATCGATGCCGGCGCCTCCGGCAAGCACGACAAGCGCCTGACCGAGCGAGGCGAGCGCCAGGATGGTCGAGAATTGCAGCACGGTGGTGACCGTCGAGGCATTGAGCGTCGATGGCTGCAAGACGGCGACCCCGGCCACGAGGACGATCCACAATGCCACAAGGATGGAAAGGATGAGATGGGTACCCTGCAGCGTGCATCGGTTCTTCATCACTTCGCCCACTTGATATCGGAGAATTTCAATCGATGGGCCATGACCTCGAAGGCAAGCGTCCCGATGAGGAGAGCGCCGGCCACCACCGGCTGCCACAACGAGGGCACGCCGATCAGCAGCAGCCCGTTCTGCAATATGCGCAGCAGGAGCACGCCGAACACCGTGCCGACGAGGCTACATTTGCCGCCGAGGATGCTGGTGCCGCCGAGCACGACGGCAGCGACCGCATCAAGAGCCAGATTGCTGCCGATCGACATTTCGACATTGCGGTAGGTGCCGACATAGAAGGTGGCCGCAAGCCCCGTCAGCGCTCCGGCGATGACGAAGACAGCGCAGCGGACTCTGACGACCGCAACGCCTGAAAGTCGTGCCTTGTCTTCCGAATTGCCGATCGAGAGCAGATGCAGACCGAAGGGTGTCCGCCGCAGCACCAGCCAGATGACAAGA
The window above is part of the Rhizobium sp. WYJ-E13 genome. Proteins encoded here:
- a CDS encoding ABC transporter ATP-binding protein, coding for MSATISPYNQDMEIGERGGPAQPLISARGLLKHFPVKSGGFLGPRKVVRAVDGVDFDILKGETLGVVGESGCGKSTTARLLMNLIVRDQGDILFDGETVGGTLPLAQYRRQVQMVFQDSYASLNPRLTIEESIAFAPQVHGVPAGKAIARAHDLLYRVGLEPTRFAGRYPHELSGGQRQRVNIARALALEPRLIILDEAVSALDKSVEAQVLNLLLDLKRDFGLTYLFISHDLNVVRFMCDRVMVMYLGKVAEIGSRQAVFENTRHPYSSALLASMPKIDPSERTLEPPLSGDPPNPIDPPSGCRFHTRCTFAEDACSRTPPLLATVSDEQSAACLMSTPGSGHSRAPVTMEA
- a CDS encoding ABC transporter permease; this encodes MLAYALKRLLHVIPVAIGVSIVCFMLIHIAPGDPLAAILPTDASADLQNQMRAFYGLDRPLPVQYALWAWRALHGDLGISIASGRPVLSEIMDASVNSIILAVAATIIGFTVGSVLGLVAGVLRGSWIDRLASAFAMLGVSVPHYWLGMVLVIAFSVTLGWLPAMGGGPGGSDGRGFSWEYLQYLILPAVTMSVIPMGIIARTIRSLVADILSQDFTQALAAKGLMNRQIMSHVIRNAAPTAISVMGLQLGYLLGGSILIETVFSWPGTGFLLNGAIFTRDLPILQGTILVLAMFFVLLNLVVDVLQSAIDPRIQRS
- a CDS encoding ABC transporter substrate-binding protein, which gives rise to MTTANASGALAAGTLRIGMTASDIPLTTGQTDQGGEGQRFMGYTVYNSLIEWDLTSADKPSILIPSLAVSWDVDATDKTKWVFKLRDGVKFHDGSAFDADAVVWNLDKILKQDAPQFDKRQSAQGKSRIPAVASYKVIDPLTVEITTKTPDATLPYQISWILMSSPANWEAQGKSWDAVAQKPSGTGPWKIESGFTPRERVELTPNKDYWDKKRVPQLDKLVLIPLPEPNTRVAALRSGQVDWIEAPAPDSVSSLKDAGFKIITNSYPHNWTWHFSRVEGSPWNDIRVRKAANLAVDRDGLNELLGGLSIPAQGYLPPGHQWFGNPTFKLSYNVEEAKKLMAEAGFGPDKPVTTKVIISSSGSGQMLPLQMNEYIQQTLAEIGIKIEYEVADWNTVINIWRAGAKDPSAKGATAINYSYFIQDPFTALIRQSQCNLAPPNGTNWGYYCDPEMDALFDKVRTTFDPAEQDKVLQQIHEKYVNEALFLMVTHDVNPRAMTGKVKGFVQAQNWFQDFSTISMDP
- a CDS encoding antitoxin — its product is MSRLTIDITDQQHQSLKALAALQGKTIKQYALERLFPGDTDGERAWEELKTLMNTRVNEGLAGKVSTKTVGEILDEEIAERRA
- a CDS encoding type II toxin-antitoxin system RelE/ParE family toxin, with the translated sequence MTAYILTAEAEADLRSVIRYTRAQWSAAQVRRYVSALERGIANLAEGEAPFKDMSALYPALRMARCQHHYVFCLPREDAPALIMAILHERMDLMKRLVDRLNE
- a CDS encoding ABC transporter permease, translating into MAVITADLASEAPKVLKSPGFWGGVVRRLSRDPVALTALGVVILLVLIAIFAPYIAPYDPSKGSVIRRLKPTGTPGYILGTDELGRDMLSRLIYGARLSLVMGVVPVPVAFVIGSAIGIIAGYAGGITNTLIMRTIDVFYAFPSVLLAVALSGALGSGLTNALVSLTVVFIPQIARVAESVTTQVRKLDYVDAARASGAPDHTIIRVHILGNVLSPIFVFATSLISVSMILASGLSFLGLGVRPPDAEWGLMLNTLRTAIYNNPFVAALPGLMIFITSVCFNLFSDGLRTAMDVKS
- a CDS encoding MurR/RpiR family transcriptional regulator; protein product: MVPKDRSFLFRVREALPNLHPAEKRLAEFVCDFPGELASYSAQELAALAHVSKATVTRFIQRLGYETYEEARRHAREEKQTGSRLFLTSSANAASIQSVEAHIAQGIANLEATFISIPDSQIEAAADAILNARKVWVVGFRSSHPFASYLQWQLIQVIENIVAIPGSGQTLGEHFVSLRENDIVVVFAMRRRIAQMDAILEQIRRSKANLLYVTDESAPFETAAGWHFQCQTLAPGPLFNHTSVMALCHLLISRCFEKAGVEGRKRLRDIEALNENLEEL
- a CDS encoding aspartate/glutamate racemase family protein, producing the protein MTHIVVINPNTSEATTAMMTDIARQSVPAGISIEGVTAARGVSMILNSRELAASADGVVQMGLTAAARADGIIVSAFGDPGLEELRQMTDIPIIGICEASMLEAAFGGRRFGIATVTPDLVEGFAAKAVSLGLANLFTGTRLTSGDPISLSSDPERLQTALTIAVKECLELDGAEVVVIGGGPLGRAAVQLQQQLSAPVIAPIESATKLLLKRMFPLESVAASLV
- a CDS encoding M20 family metallopeptidase — its product is MTSLQQTIAGLVEARSDKIVATLSDLVRFPSVVKSNPKEAGPGERDCQLYLQKRLEKLGFTTDLWDPDGPALYAKYEGRPGANKGRTFEGRPNLGGTLAGIGGGRSIMLTGHIDVVPPGAIDHWATDPFDPVLKEGFLHGRGTVDMKGGVACMLMAVEILEELKVPLSGDIVFTTVVDEEIGGMGSLAMVDRGFKADAGIMTEPTGNKIAPLCHGILWGKIIIDGIGGHAELTPNAWYSSGPVDAVQLCRQMLDGIDILNRRWMFDPRKNHPLMDLPNQIIVTQMSAGEHPSSMAGRAEIIIDAQYLPSEKDEFGLGGKVKREIEEHVRHVCQADPYLRAHLARVEWILDADCAEIPADSSFIGIFQNAVKTADLDPVLSGFGAHSDIGLPTGLGNTPTVNFGPGDPALSHQPNERVSVRDLIDCTKAIALAIEEWCR
- a CDS encoding ABC transporter ATP-binding protein, yielding MTQSDVVIDIQNLSVTFNRGRKPVKAVNGVSLQVRAGEVVALLGESGSGKSVTMRSLLRMHPKGTTIGGTMSVAGRDVTGLSTRELGNLRGAVVSMVFQEPRLALDPVYTLGRQIEETIMRHEKISRSAATARSLALFEKVRIPSPERRLRNYPHEMSGGMLQRSMIAMALACNPKVLLADEPTTALDATVQIQILLLIRELQKEYGLSVIFVTHDIGVAAEVADRIAVMYAGRIVEEGRVEDIIRDAKHPYTKGLLGARVELANGRDRLITIPGAPPDLANMPPGCAFAPRCAQASEPCRTEVPALVAAERGGRVACLLYR
- a CDS encoding ABC transporter permease, with protein sequence MKNRCTLQGTHLILSILVALWIVLVAGVAVLQPSTLNASTVTTVLQFSTILALASLGQALVVLAGGAGIDLSVGGIVSLTAVAGLMLVRLGLPPGLLPFLCLLFGTVLGLINGWLVTRLAILPLIATLGTFFIYSGLALAVTGGAAQSGVPDWLLVWGRGIVAGFPLPFLTIALPAFIATAILLNGTAWGRWIYAMGFNERSARLTGIAVDRARMIIYAASGLLCGAAGLVSIAWLGSGRPNIGQNLELASLTAAMLGGILITGGRGGVGGVLAAVILLVTLQTSLLQLGVNTVWQVGIVGCLLIFVLLAERLSQRWR